Sequence from the Streptomyces sp. NBC_00440 genome:
GGACCTCTCCCGCCGCACCGGCATTCCGGTCAGCGCCGTCTATCGCCACCTGGGCGATCTGACTCAGCTGGGTCTGGTCAGCCAGACGCGGACGCGTGGCCGGTACTGCGCGGGGTCGCTCGCGGTGCAGATGGCGGTGAACTACCGGCGCGAGATGCTCAGCGGCGGGGGCGTGAAGCGCCGTCTGGACCGGCTCGCGTCCGACACCGAGGAGCTGGCGGCCTTTCTGATCCCCAGCGGTCAGCACGTCCTGTGCGTCGAGGCCGCCGAGGGGTCGCGGGTGATCAAGTGCAGCTTCTCGCCGGGGCTGAGCCAGCCGCTGACCTTCGGGGCGAGCGCCCAGGCGATCCTCGCCCATCTTCCGGCCGCCCGCGTGGCCGAGGTCTGTGCTGCGCACCGGATCGGCCCCCGTGAGGCCGAGGCGCTCACCGCCGACCTCCCCCGCATCCGCGACCGGGGGTACGCCATGAGCACCGGAGCTGTCGACGAGGGCGTGTGGGGGGTCAGCGTCCCCGTCCTCAACCGGCAGGGGCAACTCACCGGAACCGTCAGCACCATGGCCCCGGAGTTCCGGGGCCGCCGCAATCACCAGGCGCTGCTCACCCTCACCCATGCCGCGGCACAGGACATCGGCCGTCTCGACGAGCCGCTGCCATGACGGCCCGGGACAGCCCACGGGCCGCCGGTGACGAGGAGCCGCCGGTGACGAGGGGGTGCGCCGGGCGCCCGGTGTTACGCACCGCGGCCCCGTCACCTGAACTCGTGCATCACCCAAGGTCCGAATGGAGTGGAACATGGTAAGAGCACCCGTGGGACGAAGGGCCGCAGCCGTTCTGGCCGGCCTCCTCTCGTCCTTCCTTCTGCTGGCGGGAGCCTCGCCCGCCGCCGCAGCGCCGCAGGCGGACAAGGGGGCTCAGAAGCTCCAGCAGCTGCGCTCGGGCAAGGCCACGCTGCGCGTGGGCACCGACGCGACGTTCCCGCCCTTCGAGTTCACCGACGCCAAGGGCGTCCGGGTCGGCTTCGACATCGAGCTGGTCAGGGCACTCGCCAAGCGCGCGGGCATCAAGAAGGTCACCTTCACGCAGATGCCGTTCGGGAACATCGTCCCGGCGTTGCAGGCCCATCAGATCGACATGGGCGCCTCGGGGATCTACATCAACAAGGAGCGGTCCAAGGTCATCGACTTCTCGGACGTGTACTACCCCGGCGGGCTCGCGATGTTCACCGCCGACAAGGACAACACGATCCACTCCCTGGACGATCTGGCGGGCAAGCGGGTCGCGGTGCAGGTCGGCACCAAGTCCGTCGAGTGGGTCAAGGAGAACCAGCCCCGGGCCAAGGTGGTCACGGTGCAGACCAACCAGCAGATGTTCTCGTCCGTGAAGCTGGGCCAGGCCGCGGCAGTCGTCACCGGAGCCCCGGCAGGCCAGTACTTCATCGCCCAGCAGGGCGGCCTCAAGCAGGTCGGCAAACGTCTGACGGGCGAGGACTACGGCTATGCCTTCCCGAAGACGGACGCGGCGGTGACCACCGCGTTCAACAGCGCGCTGAAGTCCATGAAGAGCGACGGCTCCTACGGCAAGCTGACCCACAAGTGGTTCGGCTCCGGCAGCGCGGCCAAGGCGAAGAAGCACGCACTCATCAATCCGCAGACGATCATCGACTCCTGGGGCCAGATCTGGCACGGCCTGGTGGTGAGCATCGAAGTGATCCTCATGTCGCTGTGCCTGAGTCTCCTGTTCGGCATGACGGGCGGGTTCGCCAAGCTGAGCCGCATCGCGCCGGTGCGCTGGCTGGGCAACGCCTATGTCTCCGTGATCCGCGGCACGCCGTTCGTCGTCCAGCTGTTCCTGATCTACTTCGGTCTCCCCCAGCTCGGGCTGCAACTGCCGCCCATGGTCGCGGGTGTGCTCTCGCTCGGCCTGTACAGCGGCTCGTACGTCACGGAGATCTTCCGCGGGGCCGTGCAGTCGGTGGACCGGGGCCAGATCGAGGCCGCCAGGTCCTGCGGTATGTCCCACGCGTCGGCCATGCGCCATGTCGTCGTCCCGCAGGCGTTCCTGCGGATGCTTCCGCCGCTGGGGAACGAGTTCGTGTCGCTGACGAAGAACTCCACGCTGGTCTCGTTCGTCACGATCAGCGAGCTGTTCCTGGTGGGCCAGGTGGTCATATCCAGGACGTTCGACGCCCTGACCGTCTATCTCTTCATCGGCCTTCTCTACTACATCCTCACCAACATCATCGGCTTCGCGACCCATGCAATAGAGAAGAAGATGGCGGTGTACGTCTGATGGCACTCCTCGAAACCCAGGGCATCACCAAGGCGTTCGGCGATCACGAGGTGCTGCGCGGCATCGACTTCACCATCGAGCCGGGGCAGGTCGTGGCCGTCATCGGCCCCAGTGGCGGCGGCAAGTCGACGTTCCTGCGCTGCCTCAACCTGCTGGAGACGCCGACCTCGGGGCGCGTCGTGTTCTCGGGTGACGAGCTCAGCGCCACCGAGTCGAACCTGGACCAGCTGCGGGCCCGTATGGGCATGGTCTTCCAGCAGTTCAACCTGTTCCCGCACATGACGGCGCTGCGCAATGTGGTCCTGCCGCAGATGAACGTGCTGGGCCGGACCCGCCAGGACGCGGAGGCCAGGGGGCGCGCCCTGCTGGACCGGGTGGGGATGCTCGGGCGGGCCGACATCTACCCGAACCGGCTGTCCGGCGGGCAGAAGCAGCGGGTCGCCATCGCACGGGCCGTGGCCATGGACCCCGAGCTGATGCTGTTCGACGAGCCGACGTCCGCACTGGACCCGGAGGTGGTCCAGGACGTCCTGGAAGTCATGACCGGCCTGGCCAAGGAGGGCATG
This genomic interval carries:
- a CDS encoding IclR family transcriptional regulator, coding for MITGKTAPGPAHRTGAILAVLAEQTSVTAQDLSRRTGIPVSAVYRHLGDLTQLGLVSQTRTRGRYCAGSLAVQMAVNYRREMLSGGGVKRRLDRLASDTEELAAFLIPSGQHVLCVEAAEGSRVIKCSFSPGLSQPLTFGASAQAILAHLPAARVAEVCAAHRIGPREAEALTADLPRIRDRGYAMSTGAVDEGVWGVSVPVLNRQGQLTGTVSTMAPEFRGRRNHQALLTLTHAAAQDIGRLDEPLP
- a CDS encoding ABC transporter substrate-binding protein/permease; its protein translation is MVRAPVGRRAAAVLAGLLSSFLLLAGASPAAAAPQADKGAQKLQQLRSGKATLRVGTDATFPPFEFTDAKGVRVGFDIELVRALAKRAGIKKVTFTQMPFGNIVPALQAHQIDMGASGIYINKERSKVIDFSDVYYPGGLAMFTADKDNTIHSLDDLAGKRVAVQVGTKSVEWVKENQPRAKVVTVQTNQQMFSSVKLGQAAAVVTGAPAGQYFIAQQGGLKQVGKRLTGEDYGYAFPKTDAAVTTAFNSALKSMKSDGSYGKLTHKWFGSGSAAKAKKHALINPQTIIDSWGQIWHGLVVSIEVILMSLCLSLLFGMTGGFAKLSRIAPVRWLGNAYVSVIRGTPFVVQLFLIYFGLPQLGLQLPPMVAGVLSLGLYSGSYVTEIFRGAVQSVDRGQIEAARSCGMSHASAMRHVVVPQAFLRMLPPLGNEFVSLTKNSTLVSFVTISELFLVGQVVISRTFDALTVYLFIGLLYYILTNIIGFATHAIEKKMAVYV
- a CDS encoding amino acid ABC transporter ATP-binding protein translates to MALLETQGITKAFGDHEVLRGIDFTIEPGQVVAVIGPSGGGKSTFLRCLNLLETPTSGRVVFSGDELSATESNLDQLRARMGMVFQQFNLFPHMTALRNVVLPQMNVLGRTRQDAEARGRALLDRVGMLGRADIYPNRLSGGQKQRVAIARAVAMDPELMLFDEPTSALDPEVVQDVLEVMTGLAKEGMTMVVVTHEMGFARKVADRVVFIDGGRIAADLPPEEFFAEGNDNERVRTFLAKVL